From the genome of Syntrophales bacterium, one region includes:
- a CDS encoding argininosuccinate synthase, whose translation VELNRRAGAQGVGRLDMVEDRLVGIKSREVYEAPGALALITAHQELENVCVERDLARFKRASEQRWGELVYDGLWFSPLREGLDSLFNFANEYVTGDVRLKMHAGRCWVTGRRSEASLYDFDMATYDEGDTFDQSLAKGFVDLWGLPSRIASARNLRMKK comes from the coding sequence TGTCGAACTCAACCGTCGCGCCGGTGCGCAAGGTGTAGGCCGCCTCGATATGGTCGAGGATCGACTTGTAGGAATTAAGAGTCGTGAAGTGTACGAAGCACCAGGTGCGCTGGCACTTATCACTGCCCATCAAGAATTGGAGAATGTCTGCGTGGAACGCGATCTGGCTCGCTTCAAGCGAGCCAGCGAACAACGATGGGGCGAGCTCGTCTATGACGGCCTCTGGTTCTCACCTCTGCGTGAAGGCCTAGACAGCCTCTTCAATTTCGCTAATGAATATGTCACGGGTGATGTTCGTTTGAAGATGCATGCAGGCCGATGCTGGGTTACTGGACGTCGCAGCGAAGCCTCTTTGTACGACTTTGATATGGCGACATACGACGAGGGAGATACCTTTGATCAATCATTAGCAAAGGGATTTGTCGATCTCTGGGGCCTTCCTTCCCGTATCGCTTCTGCGCGAAATCTAAGAATGAAGAAGTAA